A region from the Rosa rugosa chromosome 6, drRosRugo1.1, whole genome shotgun sequence genome encodes:
- the LOC133713402 gene encoding U11/U12 small nuclear ribonucleoprotein 59 kDa protein-like has translation MSGTDQAFSSSSRFASPEDSRSRKTPIDLMQESPSDQLLKSRKRLSGKPGELLRDGYVVALYARDIPGLHVARQRVKGGGWFLDTMSNVIKRDPAAQFLIVIRSKDTIGLRSFAAGGKLLQINRRMEFVFATHSLVAMNPNPYQPMAPPPPWPRMLPPNPPMMPPNAPMVPPNPPVTSTFWETANVRDQLKNLQDTLGLAKAMQKELEMLMLIRDGKGSDDASVSGFSEFLKDRKIDLEAQVLQSVEAANSLMAKLLVELEPFRVITHEMCPWEEKSAAVQLSNKICKSKRNKRWRKRKRKRIAEMIAKEREGFDEADEWRAREIAKDIAKRKMEDMKKIASLKAKEERKRLESELETVLIVEKLQELRSIRIEKMKKQGHFLPEEDDKFLERVRAAVEEEEHQAILAADMDAARDAIATAEQSRKTTENFRPDSINQSSAKGESKESKGPTIPSTNEGNSTAVTNKESGKQVLQGEGYSGAYDAVANLPMEFYHYYHGSNTDMGTLIEVRRTWDAYIRPGGSRIPGHWVQPPPPADDIWASYLLQPK, from the exons ATGAGTGGCACAGATCAAGCGTTTAGTTCCAGTTCTCGGTTTGCTTCCCCTGAAGACTCAAGAAGTAGGAAAACACCTATAGATTTAATGCAAGAGTCGCCTTCCGACCAGCTTCTAAAATCCAGAAAGAGGCTGAGTGGAAAGCCTGGTGAACTGTTAAGGGATGGCTATGTTGTAGCTCTATATGCAAGAGATATCCCCGGTCTTCATGTCGCAAGGCAAAGAGTTAAAGGTGGTGGTTGGTTCCTAGATACCATGTCAAATGTAATCAAAAGAGATCCTGCAGCTCAGTTCCTCATTGTAATCAGAAGCAAG GATACCATTGGTTTGCGATCATTTGCTGCTGGTGGAAAGTTATTGCAG ATAAATAGAAGAATGGAATTTGTATTCGCAACTCACAGTTTGGTAGCCATGAATCCAAATCCATACCAACCTATGGCACCTCCACCTCCATGGCCTCGAATGTTGCCGCCTAACCCTCCAATGATGCCTCCCAACGCTCCTATGGTGCCCCCCAACCCTCCGGTCACGAGCACTTTCTGGGAGACCGCAAATGTGCGTGATCAGCTGAAGAATTTGCAGGACACTCTTGGTCTTGCAAAAGCAAT GCAGAAAGAGCTTGAGATGCTGATGTTGATCAGAGATGGTAAGGGGTCTGATGATGCTTCTGTCAGTGGGTTTTCTGAGTTTTTGAAAGATAGGAAGATTGATTTGGAGGCCCAAGTGTTGCAATCAGTGGAAGCTGCAAACTCTTTAATGGCTAAACTACTAGTTGAGCTTGAACCGTTTAGAGTGATCACGCACGAAATGTGTCCCTGGGAGGAAAAATCTGCGGCTGTCCAATTATCCAATAAGATATGCAAGTCCAAGAGGAATAAACGGTGgaggaaaagaaagaggaagcgCATTGCGGAGATGATTGCAAAG GAACGTGAAGGGTTTGATGAAGCTGATGAATGGAGAGCTAGGGAAATTgcaaaggatattgccaaacgCAAG ATGGAAGACATGAAGAAAATTGCAAGCCTTAAAGCaaaggaagagagaaagagactaGAATCCGAG CTTGAGACAGTATTGATTGTTGAGAAATTGCAAGAGTTGCGCTCCATCAGGAttgaaaaaatgaagaaacaag GCCATTTTCTCCCAGAAGAGGATGATAAATTTCTTGAAAGAGTACGAGCTGCAGTTGAGGAGGAGGAGCATCAAGCAATCTTGGCAGCTGACATGGATGCTGCTAGGGATGCCATTGCAACTGCTGAGCAATCGAGGAAAACAACCGAGAATTTCAGACCTGACTCTATTAATCAAAGCAGTGCTAAAGGCGAGAGTAAGGAAAGTAAAGGCCCGACAATTCCAAGCACTAATGAAGGCAACTCTACTGCAGTCACTAACAAGGAATCTGGAAAACAAGTTCTACAGGGAGAGGGTTACAGTGGAGCTTATGATGCTGTGGCAAATTTACCTATGGAATTTTATCACTATTATCATGGCAGCAATACTGATATGGGCACCCTTATTGAG GTGAGAAGAACATGGGATGCCTATATAAGACCAGGAGGAAG CCGGATACCAGGACACTGGGTGCAACCTCCACCTCCTGCAGATGATATCTGGGCCTCCTACCTTCTGCAACCTAAATGA
- the LOC133716737 gene encoding C-terminal binding protein AN-like: MALFLGLLRRTHLLSRQTLSASGWLGSVQPLCRGMRRCPGLVLGIIGRSAAARSLATRSLAFKISVCFLNAMLEVNGKVSRSYGFPSAAQKMDTLNDLLAASDLISLHCALTNETIQILNAECLQHVKPGAFLVNTGSSQLLDDCFVKQLLIYGTLAGCALDGAEGPQWMEAWVKEMLNVLILPHSADYSEEVWLEIREKAISVLQTFFFDGVVPKNVVSDEDEEESEIGDENEPSDKLEQENPLQLTLVQQLTDVSHASPESSLNKETNQSKSPSQQGLGLSQNSTTRSDGRRSR, from the exons ATGGCGCTGTTTCTAGGGTTGCTGAGGAGGACGCACTTGCTCTCGCGCCAAACGCTTTCGGCTTCCGGGTGGCTTGGTTCGGTTCAGCCGCTTTGCCGTGGGATGAGGCGATGCCCGGGCTTGGTTTTGGGGATTATTGGTAGATCTGCAGCGGCCAGGTCTCTGGCTACTAGGAGCTTGGCCTTCAAGATATCAGTGTGCT TTTTGAATGCAATGCTAGAG GTGAACGGAAAAGTGAGTAGGTCTTATGGCTTTCCTTCTGCTGCCCAAAAGATGGATACTCTAAATGACTTACTTGCTGCGAGTGACCTCATTTCGCTTCATTGTGCTCTGACAAATGAAACAATTCAGATTCTCAATGCTGAATGTTTACAGCACGTAAAGCCTG GAGCATTTCTTGTAAACACGGGTAGCAGTCAGCTGTTGGATGATTGTTTTGTGAAACAGCTTTTGATTTATGGAACTTTAGCTGGGTGTGCTTTGGATGGTGCTGAAGGGCCGCAATGGATGGAAGCATGG GTAAAGGAGATGCTCAATGTATTGATACTTCCGCACAGTGCAGATTATAGCGAAGAAGTATGGCTGGAGATAAGGGAGAAAGCAATATCCGTATTGCAGACATTCTTCTTTGATGGGGTTGTTCCAAAAAATGTTGTATCtgatgaggatgaggaggaaAGTGAAATAGGTGATGAAAATGAACCCTCTGATAAACTGGAGCAAGAAAATCCCTTACAGCTAACCCTTGTTCAGCAATTAACTGATGTTAGTCATGCAAGTCCAGAAAGCTCCCTGAATAAAGAAACCAATCAATCCAAGTCTCCTAGCCAGCaaggtttgggtttgtctcAAAATTCAACTACTCGGTCTGATGGAAGACGAAGTAGATGA